In the genome of Paenibacillus sp. GP183, the window TGCTGGCAGGTGAACCCCAGCGGCATTTAACGGACCTGGGTTTCAGGGATGCCTATGAAGCGGCTGTGTTGAAGGTGCTTGCCTCGCTGTCATCTTCACAACGGCGCGATGCAGAATATATGCGACAGCGGGTTTACGTTGATACGGCAGGCTGGCATCAAAGCGGCGAAGAAGCGCCGTGGCTGCCTGTCTTGCAGGAAGCCGTGTGGGAAGGCCGTAAGCTGCGTTTGCAATACGCTTCAAGCGGCGACACGGCATTGAGCGAGCGCGTCGTGAACCCTCTTGGGCTCGTGCTCATGGGCTCACTCTGGTATCTCGTCGCTGTCCGCGATGAGCAGGAGCCACGCACCTACCGCGTCTCGAGAATCAAGGACGCCGCCATGCTCGAGGAGCCGGTGATGCGCCCAAATAGCTTCGACCTCGCTGTCTATTGGCAGCGCTCGGTCGATCGATTTCGCAGCGAGCTTCCATTCTACTCAGCACACGCACTCGTTCATCCGAGCGTCTGTGCTCGGCTCGAGCAGACTCGCTATGTTCGAGTAGCGGCGTGGCTCGAAGGAAAAATAGTCGACGCAGTCTCTTCCGGTCGCCAGTCGCAGAAGCATGACGCCCGTTCTTCCAGAACGGATGCTTTCGTAACTTGGCAAGAAGCGGAGCTGGAGTTTAATACGCTTGAATCCGCACGTGACATCCTCCTTGGATTCGGAGATAAGGTATGCGTGCTGGAACCGTTCGAGCTCCGTGATGATCTGCTGAACGCGGCAAACAACATTACTACTATGTATGACTTTTCCAACAAAAATCCGTAACCCGAAGCGAAATACATATACCGTAGTAACTGGAAAGGAAGAATTCTTTCATGCGTGCTTACATCAAAGATTTACAAAATTTATCTTATGGCGTGCGACGATTCATCCTAAGCGAGATTCTACTTGGGATTGGAATTGGACTTTTTATGCTCGTATTGAATCTTCATTTACTGGATCTTGGAGTAAACGAAGAACAGATTGGCCGAATTTCCTCCGTAGGCGCCTTATTTATGGGAATATTGGGCATCCCTTCAGGTCTGCTTGCTAATTATATGGGACGCAAAAGAATGCTAGTTTCCGGTATCGCAATTATGAGTTTAAGCTACTTGATTTTTGGATTGGGAACTAAGCTTTGGATTTTTTATGCCGCTCAAATGATTCAATCTCTTGGGATTACGCTATTGGTTACTTCCGAAATACAGCTGCTGTTTCGTTACTGTCAATCCAAAAAGGAAGAAACGCAATCGTTCAGCCTTTTGTTTGCTATTTTTACTTTATTTACGGGGTTTGGCACATTAATTGGCGGGATTTTACCGAGATGGCTGGGTGGTCACACATCAATCTATCAAAGCTCGCTGATTGTTGCAGCTGCGATATTATTTGCAAGCGCATTACTTCGTGCAGTCTGGCTGCCAAAGGAATCAACATTCCTCACACCTGAAATAACCAAAGATACCTCAAAGGATCATCCCGATAAAAAACCTCATAAAGAAGTATCGATTTGGATATTATCTATTTTCATATTACTTTCAGGCTTTACTTTTGGCTGGATCGGCAATTTTCTTAATATTATTGTGAAATTCAGAATGCAGTGGAGCGATGAATGGGTTTCACTTGCGCTAACTTTAAACGGATTATTTCTGTTCGCGGGTTCTTTATTCATGCCGTATCTTCTAGCGCGCTGGGGAATTTCCAAGAGCTTTATTAGAGTATATGCTATTAATATCCTGTCGGCTTTCTTACTCTGCCTCGCGCTTCCTAACTCCATTTTTATAAGTATACTTTTCTTGCGAAGCGGATTATTCACCTTGTTGAATAATATGACGGAAAGTCAGTCGATGTCAGCCGTTTCAGAACATAAGCGCAACCTGTTTGCAGGTATGCGTTCTGTCTTTCGCAGCATAGGCCTTGCCGGCTCTACTTATCTCACAGGTGTAATCCTGACGCATAAAAATTATGCGCTGCCCTTTCTATGGGCCAGTTTGGCTATTTTGATGACTCTCGCCTTCTTTTGGATTTGGGTTCGTCCATTGCTTGAGGAAAAATTGGCGGAAAAACAGGAATAGCTTTTATAGCGTATGGGTGTGATCTTTTTTCCTGTTGAAAAAAGGGATGGTGAACGAAAACTTCTTACAGTCGATCTTATTCTTGCCTTCTCTGTCAAAATGAAGCGTAGCATTGACCTCTCCCCCAAGCACAATGACCATGCTGGATAAATAAAGCCAGGTGAGCAGCACAATGATGCCGCCGATGCTGCCGTAGGTTTTGGAATAGTTGCTGAAATTGTTTACGTAAAAGGAGAACAGCAAAGATGTAACGACCCACCCCACTGTTGCAAACAGGGCACCCGGAAGAACATCCTTCACCTTTAACCGCAAATTCGGCAGGAAAAGATAAAGAAAAATAAATGCGATCACCATGACAGGCAGGGGGATGATGTACTGGGCGAATCTCCAAATGGTTTCGAAGCTGCCCGGCAGGTATACGAATTTATAAATTGTCTCTCCAATCAGCTTGCCAAAGATCAGCATAAACAAGGAAAGAATGATCACAATCGCAAGAGCAATTGTAAATATTATCGATAATCCCTGTACCTTCCAATAAGGTCGATTTTCTTCCGCATCGTAAGCTTTATTCAAAGCTTTCAAGACGGCGTTGATTCCGCTGGATGCTGACCAAAGGGTAGCCAGAATCCCGATGGAAAGAAGCGAGCCGCTCTTGGAATTTTGAATTTCCTCGAAGCTGTTCAGTATCATTTGATTGGACAATTTGGGCAGCACTCGCGTAATCGTCGTGATGGCATCTTGCGCATTCATGTCTGTGAAGCTTAAGAGTGAAAGGATAAAGATCAGAAACGGAAAAAAAGATAAAATCAAATAATAGGTAAGCTGAGCCCC includes:
- a CDS encoding YafY family protein; this encodes MRADRLLQIMLLLQTRSRMTTRELAERLEVSERTIHRDLEALSAAGVPVYAQRGAAGGWRMMEGYRTDWNGFRKDELLALLAGEPQRHLTDLGFRDAYEAAVLKVLASLSSSQRRDAEYMRQRVYVDTAGWHQSGEEAPWLPVLQEAVWEGRKLRLQYASSGDTALSERVVNPLGLVLMGSLWYLVAVRDEQEPRTYRVSRIKDAAMLEEPVMRPNSFDLAVYWQRSVDRFRSELPFYSAHALVHPSVCARLEQTRYVRVAAWLEGKIVDAVSSGRQSQKHDARSSRTDAFVTWQEAELEFNTLESARDILLGFGDKVCVLEPFELRDDLLNAANNITTMYDFSNKNP
- a CDS encoding MFS transporter — translated: MRAYIKDLQNLSYGVRRFILSEILLGIGIGLFMLVLNLHLLDLGVNEEQIGRISSVGALFMGILGIPSGLLANYMGRKRMLVSGIAIMSLSYLIFGLGTKLWIFYAAQMIQSLGITLLVTSEIQLLFRYCQSKKEETQSFSLLFAIFTLFTGFGTLIGGILPRWLGGHTSIYQSSLIVAAAILFASALLRAVWLPKESTFLTPEITKDTSKDHPDKKPHKEVSIWILSIFILLSGFTFGWIGNFLNIIVKFRMQWSDEWVSLALTLNGLFLFAGSLFMPYLLARWGISKSFIRVYAINILSAFLLCLALPNSIFISILFLRSGLFTLLNNMTESQSMSAVSEHKRNLFAGMRSVFRSIGLAGSTYLTGVILTHKNYALPFLWASLAILMTLAFFWIWVRPLLEEKLAEKQE
- a CDS encoding YihY/virulence factor BrkB family protein, producing the protein MKNSKDIPLKPLPFKKKRMSLKVFLENMYCRYEDDEVPAMGAQLTYYLILSFFPFLIFILSLLSFTDMNAQDAITTITRVLPKLSNQMILNSFEEIQNSKSGSLLSIGILATLWSASSGINAVLKALNKAYDAEENRPYWKVQGLSIIFTIALAIVIILSLFMLIFGKLIGETIYKFVYLPGSFETIWRFAQYIIPLPVMVIAFIFLYLFLPNLRLKVKDVLPGALFATVGWVVTSLLFSFYVNNFSNYSKTYGSIGGIIVLLTWLYLSSMVIVLGGEVNATLHFDREGKNKIDCKKFSFTIPFFNRKKDHTHTL